In Heteronotia binoei isolate CCM8104 ecotype False Entrance Well chromosome 1, APGP_CSIRO_Hbin_v1, whole genome shotgun sequence, the genomic window CCAGTATGTATGTACATGTGCTCTCTCCAGTGGCTTTTCTGAATGAATTTGCGTCCACAAATAGAGCATTCATACTTGCGTCTTTTAACTTCCCTTTCTTGATCTGCCTGTTCCAAGTTATCTATATCAGCTATGTCAGAGGGTGGTggtgtttctgcttgctgctgtCCATCAATTATTGGCGAATCTGAGATCTGTTGCAGCTCACTGTCACTAATCATTCCAGCTTCAGGCACTTCCATAGCATCTTTTTCAGGAGCATTGTTACAAAGAGACAGAGGAACACTACTTTCTCCATGTTGGCTTGATGTGAATGGCACTCCTGTGTGAATCTGAAGGTGTTCACGCAAGCTACTACGCAAATTGAATCTTCGGCCACAGAGGTGGCAAGCATAGTATTTGGGAAAGCTTCCATTCTTTTTCATAATGCTTGGCTTGACATGTGCTATTGTGAGAGAAGCAGGCTGATCATCTGAAGAAGAGGCCTCCATGTTAGTTTCATCTCCTGGTGGAGAAGAGTGAGGAGCAGCCGGAACCAATTCTGGAGACAATGAAGACTGCAGTGGGTCAGAAGGGGCCATATTTGTCTGGGGCACTTGAGGCAGAGTTGTTGGTGGTAATTGTGATGACTGAGAACCTTCATGCACCTGTTCTTGGTTTACTCTGGATGGTTGTGGCCTTGGTTCTCGCACTGGTTTGTCAGCTGCTGAAGTGGTTTTTGTGGGGTTTCTTGTCTGATGATCTGCTATCTGAATACCATACAATGAAGATGCCAGTGGAAAAACTTGCTCAGCATGTGCAAAGTTTCCTTGGCTGGCAAGGCTGGCTTCTTGAATCAATGGATATGCATGCAGAAACTTTATTCCTTGTTCTAATCGAACAGGATCTATGAGCTGAGGAGCCATCTTCCCAGTGTACATCAAATGCAAGAGATAGCTGAATATATCTGGCTGAATGTCAGTTGCCTTCAAACGGACACATTCACTGCAAATGTTAAAAAACATATTTTAATATATCAACAAAAAGTATTTCAGAAAAAGTAGAAATACAACTAATTTAAGTAAATTAGGAAG contains:
- the ZBTB2 gene encoding zinc finger and BTB domain-containing protein 2; translation: MDLANHGLILLQQLNAQREFGFLCDCTVAIGDVYFKAHKSVLASFSNYFKMLFVHQSSECVRLKATDIQPDIFSYLLHLMYTGKMAPQLIDPVRLEQGIKFLHAYPLIQEASLASQGNFAHAEQVFPLASSLYGIQIADHQTRNPTKTTSAADKPVREPRPQPSRVNQEQVHEGSQSSQLPPTTLPQVPQTNMAPSDPLQSSLSPELVPAAPHSSPPGDETNMEASSSDDQPASLTIAHVKPSIMKKNGSFPKYYACHLCGRRFNLRSSLREHLQIHTGVPFTSSQHGESSVPLSLCNNAPEKDAMEVPEAGMISDSELQQISDSPIIDGQQQAETPPPSDIADIDNLEQADQEREVKRRKYECSICGRKFIQKSHWREHMYIHTGKPFKCSTCDKSFCRANQAARHVCLNQSMDTYTMVDKQTLELCTFEEGNQMDNMLVQTNKPYKCNLCDKTFSTPNEVVKHSCQSQNSVFTLEEDRSILLGGGDGETTESDHSVLDSIKKEQEAVLLD